The sequence TCGCGTCGCTCCGCTATAGCATGACGAATTGGCGGGCGCTTCGGCACACCTAATCCAGATCGAACCGTGCGATGACGGGAACATGGTCCGACGGCCGCTCCCAGCCGCGCGCCGCCCGCAGGATTTCGTAGCCGGCGAAATCCTGCACCAGATTGGGCGACGACCAGACATGGTCGAGCCGCCGGCCGCGATTGGACAGCTCCCAATCCTGTGCGCGATAACTCCACCAAGTGTAGAGCTTCTGGTCCAATGGCACGTTGTGCCGCATCAGGTCGACCCAATTGCCGGCGAGCCGCATCGCCTCGAAGTTTTCGGTCTCGACCGGCGTGTGGCTGACCACGTTGAGCAATTGCTTGTGCGACCAGACGTCGTGCTCGAGCGGCGCGATGTTGAGGTCGCCGACCAGCACCGAGGCAGACACCTCTGTGTGCTCGGCGCGGATGGCGTTCATCTCGGCGACAAAGTCGAGCTTGTGCTTGAATTTCTTGTTGATTTCGGGATCGGGCTCGTCGCCACCCGCCGGAACGTAGAAATTGTGCAGCAGGATCGTCTTGCCGCCGGCGCGCACCGTCACCGACAGATGCCGGCTGTCCTCGATGTCGCAGAAGCGGCGCTTTTCGACCACCTCGATCGGCCGCCGCGCCACCGTGGCGACGCCGTGATAGCCCTTCTGGCCATGAAAGGCGATGTACTGGTAGCCAAGCCTGCGGAATGCCTTTTCGGGAAACAGCTCATCGGGCACTTTCGTTTCCTGCAAGCAGAGCACATCGGGGGCGTATTCATCGAGCAGCCGCTCGACGATCGGCATACGCAGGCGCACGGAGTTGATGTTCCAGGTGGCGATGGAAAAGGGCATTTGGCAATCCGGACAGCGTGCAGCCAGCCAGGATCGATAGGTCCTGACGGAGAAGACGCCTTTTGAGGGGTCGGTCCGGAAACTGCCAGCCGCAGGCAGCAAAGACAAGCCGGGCGCCAGTTATTGATCTCGGCGCTGCCCCCTTCATTGCCCTGCCGGGCATTTCTCCCCGTAAACGGGGAGAAAGAAGCTGGTTTC comes from Mesorhizobium japonicum MAFF 303099 and encodes:
- a CDS encoding exodeoxyribonuclease III; translation: MPFSIATWNINSVRLRMPIVERLLDEYAPDVLCLQETKVPDELFPEKAFRRLGYQYIAFHGQKGYHGVATVARRPIEVVEKRRFCDIEDSRHLSVTVRAGGKTILLHNFYVPAGGDEPDPEINKKFKHKLDFVAEMNAIRAEHTEVSASVLVGDLNIAPLEHDVWSHKQLLNVVSHTPVETENFEAMRLAGNWVDLMRHNVPLDQKLYTWWSYRAQDWELSNRGRRLDHVWSSPNLVQDFAGYEILRAARGWERPSDHVPVIARFDLD